Proteins encoded together in one Streptomyces sp. NBC_01216 window:
- a CDS encoding MFS transporter: MTDARLRRGRGALAVGFFVQGVTFALLVTRIPAIQDRYGISDALLPVFLAAVPILAGVASVGTEKLVTRVSPGVVLRAAQPVVLLALLGVGAGHEMWHAAVALGSFGLAVGALDASMNMLGVSLQRAYGRSIMLGFHAAYSLGGIAGASLAWAGAHWGLPLVVSYLPVVAVALPAVLIAGRWYVAGGEERPEEPRPGKGAGSGVAFRLLLPLCLVMTFAYIGDSTVSNWSAKYLQDVLGGSEELATVPYNAYMVTTLLGRAVGDLGVRRLGAVTVVRCGAVLAALGFAVVAAAPGAWTGMAGFTVLGLGLSVIVPQTFAAAGRLFPGSSDTAVARLNVFNYVGFLIGSPLVGALGDTWNYRGAMLVPMLLVLVTVVYATSFGSQPARYGGGHERPRTVDVG, translated from the coding sequence ATGACGGATGCGCGGTTGCGGCGTGGGCGGGGAGCTCTGGCGGTCGGCTTCTTCGTGCAGGGGGTGACCTTCGCGCTGCTGGTGACACGGATACCGGCGATCCAGGACCGGTACGGGATATCGGACGCACTCCTGCCGGTGTTCCTGGCCGCCGTGCCGATCCTGGCCGGTGTGGCCAGCGTCGGCACCGAGAAGCTGGTCACCCGGGTGTCGCCGGGGGTGGTGCTGCGAGCGGCGCAGCCGGTGGTCCTGCTGGCGCTGCTAGGGGTGGGCGCCGGCCACGAGATGTGGCACGCCGCCGTCGCGCTGGGGAGCTTCGGCCTCGCGGTCGGCGCGCTGGACGCGTCGATGAACATGCTGGGCGTGAGCCTCCAGCGGGCGTACGGGCGGAGCATCATGCTCGGCTTCCACGCGGCGTACAGCCTGGGCGGGATCGCGGGGGCCTCGCTGGCCTGGGCGGGGGCGCACTGGGGCCTGCCGCTGGTCGTCTCGTATCTGCCCGTGGTGGCCGTCGCGCTGCCCGCCGTGCTGATCGCCGGCCGCTGGTACGTCGCGGGGGGAGAGGAACGGCCGGAGGAACCGCGGCCGGGGAAGGGCGCCGGGAGCGGTGTCGCCTTCAGGCTGCTGCTGCCGCTGTGCCTCGTGATGACCTTCGCGTACATCGGGGACTCCACGGTCTCCAACTGGAGCGCGAAGTACCTCCAGGACGTGCTCGGCGGCTCAGAGGAGCTGGCGACCGTGCCCTACAACGCCTACATGGTCACCACGCTGCTCGGACGGGCCGTGGGCGACCTCGGAGTGCGTCGGCTCGGTGCCGTGACGGTGGTGCGCTGCGGGGCCGTCCTGGCGGCGCTGGGCTTCGCCGTGGTCGCCGCGGCGCCGGGAGCGTGGACCGGGATGGCCGGCTTCACCGTCCTCGGGCTCGGCCTGAGCGTGATCGTGCCGCAGACCTTCGCGGCGGCCGGGCGGCTCTTCCCGGGGTCGAGCGACACCGCCGTCGCACGGCTGAACGTCTTCAACTACGTCGGCTTCCTCATCGGCTCTCCCCTGGTCGGAGCGCTCGGGGACACCTGGAACTACCGGGGGGCGATGCTGGTGCCGATGCTCCTCGTGCTCGTGACGGTGGTGTACGCCACGTCGTTCGGTTCTCAACCGGCCCGATACGGTGGCGGGCATGAGCGGCCGCGCACTGTTGATGTGGGATGA